The proteins below are encoded in one region of Misgurnus anguillicaudatus chromosome 24, ASM2758022v2, whole genome shotgun sequence:
- the her8.2 gene encoding hairy-related 8.2, with protein sequence MTATNIQQNAGQISTKDDRKSLTSFACFQLRKPLIERKRRERINHCLDQLRQTVVGVFRLDQSKLENADILEMTVKHLQNVQSSKKVYDPLLDAEAQQRYSTGYIQCMQEVHNLLLSCDWMDKTLGSRLLNHLLKSLPRSPINHPQHPKNCLTSISSSHSDNVGVHANEMDSLGTFPSPVIPPQSPCSIPVRPHAMPLYFKDVAAMVKV encoded by the exons ATGACTGCTACCAACATCCAGCAGAATGCAGGCCAGATCAGCACTAAAGATGATAGAAAGTCATTGACTTCTTTTGCCTGTTTTCAGCTGCGGAAACCGCTTATTGAGAGGAAAAGAAGGGAACGAATAAATCACTGTCTCGATCAACTGAGACAAACTGTAGTTGGAGTGTTCAGGCTTGAT CAATCCAAGCTGGAAAACGCAGATATTCTGGAGATGACAGTGAAACATTTGCAGAATGTTCAGAGCAGTAAAAAAGTTTATG ACCCCCTCCTGGACGCAGAGGCTCAACAGAGATATAGTACTGGGTACATCCAGTGTATGCAGGAAGTTCACAACCTTCTACTCTCCTGTGACTGGATGGACAAAACCCTTGGGTCTCGCCTCCTCAACCACTTGCTCAAATCTCTACCAAGATCACCCATAAACCACCCTCAGCATCCCAAGAACTGCCTGACAAGCATTTCCTCAAGCCATAGTGACAATGTTGGTGTCCATGCCAATGAGATGGATAGTCTAGGAACCTTTCCTTCTCCTGTTATACCTCCTCAAAGTCCTTGCTCTATTCCTGTAAGGCCACATGCCATGCCTCTCTATTTTAAAGATGTGGCGGCCATGGTGAAAGTGTAG